Proteins found in one Bacillus subtilis subsp. subtilis str. 168 genomic segment:
- the yngL gene encoding putative integral inner membrane protein (Evidence 3: Putative function from multiple computational evidences; PubMedId: 15849754, 16850406, 22720735, 28163698; Product type m: membrane component) gives MDRLSFLTFIMLILASYRLTHLIVFDKITEFIRKPFMKKKRIVDQNGHVDEKSVPASNFGYMLNCYWCAGVWCAILIGLGYLFLPRIAIPLIFILAIAGAQAILETAVGVGVKLIDVLKSLQTMMNDKKS, from the coding sequence ATGGACCGTCTTTCTTTTCTAACTTTTATCATGCTGATTCTAGCCAGTTACAGGCTGACACATTTGATTGTATTTGACAAAATCACAGAATTTATCCGAAAACCTTTTATGAAAAAGAAAAGGATTGTTGATCAAAACGGGCATGTAGATGAAAAAAGCGTGCCGGCTTCTAACTTTGGATACATGCTCAATTGCTACTGGTGTGCCGGTGTTTGGTGTGCCATCTTGATCGGACTTGGCTATCTTTTTTTGCCTCGTATTGCAATACCGCTGATCTTTATTTTAGCCATTGCCGGAGCACAAGCGATCCTTGAAACGGCTGTCGGTGTCGGCGTAAAACTTATTGATGTGTTAAAAAGTCTGCAAACCATGATGAATGATAAAAAGTCCTAA
- the ppsE gene encoding nonribosomal plipastatin synthetase E (Evidence 1a: Function from experimental evidences in the studied strain; PubMedId: 9889147, 10471562, 12486459, 22720735, 26284661; Product type e: enzyme), with protein sequence MKKGADTMNTIKKIKNIYPLSHMQEGMLFHSFLRKEEGAYVEQSLFTIKGSLSYDWFQRSIQAIIDRHDIFRTVFLPHVPHLSGPRQVVMTEREFHLNSEDISHLPTNDQNEYIERFKEKDKQKGFDLQKDMLMRISLFKTAKDEHVCIWSHHHILMDGWCLGIVMQEFMQIYQSIHAGKPLSLDPVRPYSTYISWLTNRDKEKAAAYWDTYLKNYSAPSPLPRVSDKETKESYHREDLIFSLNKPLTDKLKETAKQHGVTLATLIQAVWGVMLQQYNRTDDVVFGAVVSGRPSEIPGVEQMIGLFINTIPIRIKTHQDETFHELLIRCQKEMLEAEPFTCQPLFDIQANTALKQELIDHIIVFENYPLQQKIADSADQTDSPLQIDQVQVSEQSGYNFNLVVAPGEELVIKFSYNAFVYDAAWISCIKRQFTQALSTAAQHPHMPIADFSFLDATEKEQIVTQFNNTKTEYPKNHTIIDLFREQAEKTPDHTALVYGNMSISYKELDKRSNALARELIQKGFRKNETAGILAAHSPEFMISVLAVLKAGGAYLPLDAELPPERVSFMLEETQAKMLIVQKGLEQNAAFSGTCIISDAQGLMEENDIPINISSSPDDLAYIMYTSGSTGRPKGVMITNRNVVSLVRNSNYTSASGDDRFIMTGSISFDAVTFEMFGALLNGASLHIIDKSTMLTPDRFGAYLLENDITVLFLTTALFNQLAQVRADMFRGLHTLYVGGEALSPALMNAVRHACPDLALHNIYGPTENTTFSTFFEMKRDYAGPIPIGKPISNSTAYILDTKGRLLPIGVPGELCVGGDGVAKGYLNRVDLTNAVFSPHPFLPGERIYRTGDLARWLPDGNLEYISRIDRQMKIRGKRIEPAEIEARLLEMEGVQEAAVTLREKDGEAQLYTHYVGDHKKTDTDFRADLARVLPDYMIPQHWVRVERMPLTGNGKIDRSALPIPENKPAKRQNIILPRNLVEEELANIWKQVLGVNTISIDDDFFAIGGHSLRALQVIHTLKHQQNIDIPIDFLFEHPTIAQLAEKLYSKQLTAANEQHVIKLNQHGAQNLFCFPPISGFGIYFKDLALLLNEKAAVYGFHFIEQDTRIEQYVNCMTDIQPEGPYVLLGYSAGGNLAFEVAQAMERKGLEVSDFIIVDAYLKEQPLPIDTGNDESAAYLPEAVREKVMKKKRNYQEYWAQLLNEGHIKASIHFIEAGIHPETSGHTGLTKWEGACGNYSEYTGFGAHKDMLEGTYAEKNADIILDILEKITSNQVILHKR encoded by the coding sequence GTGAAGAAAGGTGCAGACACTATGAATACCATTAAAAAAATCAAGAACATTTATCCTCTGAGTCATATGCAGGAAGGGATGCTGTTTCATTCCTTCCTCCGTAAAGAGGAGGGGGCGTATGTTGAGCAGTCGCTCTTCACCATTAAAGGAAGCCTCAGCTATGACTGGTTCCAGCGCAGCATTCAAGCCATTATCGACCGCCATGATATTTTCAGAACCGTGTTTTTGCCGCACGTCCCGCATTTGTCGGGACCTCGGCAAGTCGTGATGACAGAACGTGAATTCCATTTGAACAGCGAAGACATTTCTCATCTGCCGACAAACGACCAGAATGAGTATATTGAACGCTTTAAAGAGAAGGACAAGCAAAAAGGCTTTGATCTGCAAAAAGACATGCTGATGCGGATTTCTCTATTCAAAACAGCTAAAGATGAGCATGTCTGTATCTGGAGTCACCATCACATTTTAATGGACGGATGGTGCCTAGGTATCGTTATGCAGGAATTTATGCAAATTTATCAATCGATTCATGCAGGAAAACCGCTTTCATTAGACCCTGTCCGTCCGTACAGCACCTATATTTCATGGCTGACAAACCGAGACAAAGAAAAAGCAGCGGCCTACTGGGATACCTATTTAAAAAACTACAGCGCTCCATCACCTCTGCCTCGTGTGTCTGATAAAGAAACAAAAGAAAGTTATCACCGTGAAGATTTGATATTTTCATTAAATAAACCACTGACAGACAAGCTGAAAGAGACTGCCAAACAACACGGCGTCACGCTCGCTACCCTTATTCAGGCAGTCTGGGGTGTGATGCTGCAGCAATATAACCGCACAGACGACGTTGTGTTTGGCGCAGTTGTATCAGGAAGACCGTCAGAAATCCCAGGCGTGGAGCAAATGATAGGGTTGTTTATCAATACCATACCGATTCGAATTAAAACACACCAAGACGAAACGTTTCACGAGCTGCTCATACGCTGCCAGAAAGAAATGCTGGAAGCTGAGCCGTTTACCTGCCAGCCTTTATTTGATATTCAGGCAAACACCGCATTAAAACAGGAACTGATTGATCACATTATCGTCTTTGAAAACTATCCGTTACAGCAGAAAATCGCCGATTCCGCTGATCAAACCGATTCACCGCTGCAAATCGATCAAGTTCAAGTATCCGAGCAATCAGGATATAACTTTAATCTTGTCGTTGCTCCTGGCGAAGAGCTTGTCATCAAGTTCAGCTATAATGCATTCGTTTACGATGCTGCCTGGATCAGCTGTATCAAGAGGCAATTTACGCAAGCGCTTAGCACAGCTGCACAGCACCCTCATATGCCAATTGCTGATTTTTCTTTTCTTGATGCAACAGAAAAAGAGCAGATTGTCACACAGTTCAACAATACAAAAACGGAGTATCCAAAGAATCATACAATTATCGATTTATTTCGCGAACAAGCAGAAAAGACGCCAGACCATACCGCACTTGTGTATGGCAATATGTCTATTTCGTATAAAGAGCTTGATAAACGCTCTAATGCGCTCGCCAGAGAGTTAATTCAAAAGGGATTTCGGAAAAACGAGACAGCCGGAATATTGGCTGCACATTCTCCCGAATTCATGATCAGTGTGCTTGCCGTATTAAAAGCAGGGGGAGCATACCTCCCGCTTGATGCGGAGCTTCCGCCTGAACGAGTCAGCTTTATGCTTGAGGAAACGCAGGCAAAAATGCTGATTGTTCAAAAGGGATTGGAGCAAAACGCTGCGTTCTCAGGAACATGTATCATTTCAGATGCGCAGGGATTGATGGAAGAGAACGATATCCCTATTAATATCAGCTCCAGCCCGGATGATCTTGCGTACATCATGTATACCTCAGGATCAACAGGCCGGCCGAAAGGGGTCATGATCACGAATCGCAATGTCGTGTCCCTTGTCAGAAACAGCAATTACACGTCTGCGTCCGGTGATGACCGGTTTATTATGACTGGATCTATCAGCTTTGACGCCGTCACCTTTGAAATGTTCGGGGCACTTTTAAATGGCGCAAGCCTTCATATCATTGATAAATCGACAATGCTGACACCTGATCGGTTTGGAGCGTATTTGCTTGAAAATGACATTACAGTGCTATTTTTAACGACAGCTCTTTTTAATCAGCTGGCACAGGTACGAGCTGACATGTTTCGCGGACTCCATACGTTATATGTCGGAGGAGAAGCACTCTCTCCTGCCCTGATGAATGCCGTCAGACACGCCTGTCCAGATCTCGCGCTTCATAATATTTACGGGCCAACGGAAAACACGACTTTTTCAACCTTTTTTGAAATGAAGAGAGACTATGCGGGGCCGATTCCGATTGGAAAACCAATCAGTAATAGCACCGCTTACATCTTAGATACAAAAGGACGTCTTTTGCCAATAGGCGTTCCCGGCGAGCTTTGTGTTGGCGGTGATGGAGTCGCTAAAGGCTATTTGAACAGAGTAGATCTGACAAATGCTGTGTTTTCTCCTCATCCTTTCTTGCCTGGAGAAAGAATATACCGTACTGGTGATTTGGCGCGCTGGCTGCCTGATGGAAACTTAGAATACATCAGCAGAATTGACAGGCAAATGAAAATCCGCGGAAAACGAATTGAGCCTGCCGAAATAGAAGCGCGCCTGTTAGAAATGGAAGGCGTTCAAGAAGCAGCAGTGACATTGAGAGAAAAAGATGGAGAGGCGCAGCTGTACACTCATTACGTCGGTGATCACAAAAAAACAGATACGGATTTTCGCGCCGATTTGGCGCGTGTGCTTCCAGACTATATGATCCCGCAGCACTGGGTGCGTGTGGAGCGGATGCCGCTTACCGGAAACGGAAAAATAGACCGCAGCGCGCTGCCTATTCCAGAAAATAAGCCTGCCAAACGACAGAACATCATATTGCCAAGAAACTTGGTTGAAGAAGAATTGGCGAACATTTGGAAGCAAGTCCTCGGTGTTAACACAATCAGTATTGATGATGACTTCTTTGCTATTGGCGGACATTCACTAAGAGCACTGCAAGTCATACATACACTAAAACATCAGCAGAACATTGACATACCGATTGATTTCTTGTTCGAACATCCGACAATCGCTCAGCTTGCCGAAAAACTTTATTCTAAACAGCTGACAGCAGCAAATGAACAGCATGTGATCAAACTGAACCAGCACGGCGCGCAAAATCTTTTCTGCTTCCCGCCGATATCGGGATTTGGCATTTATTTTAAAGACCTTGCTTTATTGCTGAATGAGAAGGCAGCCGTATACGGGTTTCACTTTATTGAACAAGACACCCGCATTGAACAATATGTTAATTGCATGACGGACATACAGCCTGAGGGCCCATACGTTTTATTAGGCTACTCTGCAGGCGGAAACCTGGCTTTTGAAGTGGCACAGGCTATGGAGCGCAAAGGATTAGAAGTCAGCGACTTCATTATCGTGGACGCTTATCTAAAAGAACAGCCTTTGCCTATCGATACCGGTAATGACGAATCTGCAGCATATCTGCCTGAAGCAGTCAGAGAAAAGGTGATGAAGAAAAAAAGAAACTATCAGGAATATTGGGCACAATTGCTGAATGAAGGCCACATCAAAGCAAGCATTCATTTCATCGAAGCTGGAATCCACCCCGAAACCAGCGGGCATACAGGCTTAACGAAATGGGAAGGCGCCTGCGGAAACTATAGTGAGTACACGGGTTTTGGCGCTCATAAAGACATGCTGGAAGGAACATATGCTGAAAAGAATGCCGACATCATCCTCGACATTTTAGAAAAGATCACTTCAAATCAAGTAATACTGCACAAACGATAA